In Lujinxingia vulgaris, the following are encoded in one genomic region:
- a CDS encoding gamma-butyrobetaine hydroxylase-like domain-containing protein codes for MDEIEPEIQIEIEPEIQIEIEPEIQIEYEDQHEYEDQHEYEYEDQHEYEDQHEYEDQHEYQPPAPAPATPPLAQPPPTAYHPLAINLPQNPGHNLMGYVPHPTEIEYKSASRALRIVFSDDHEAVYPTRYLRGFCPCARCQGHTSGPHKFIEHQAPQAEVVDVRQVGNYAINIVFADGHDTGIYSFQRLREICPCPACMPQGLSDEYR; via the coding sequence GTGGACGAGATCGAGCCCGAGATCCAGATCGAGATCGAGCCCGAGATCCAGATCGAGATCGAGCCCGAGATCCAGATCGAGTACGAGGACCAGCACGAGTACGAGGACCAGCACGAGTACGAGTACGAGGACCAGCACGAGTACGAGGACCAGCACGAGTACGAGGACCAGCACGAGTACCAGCCACCAGCACCAGCACCAGCCACTCCCCCCCTGGCCCAACCGCCCCCCACCGCGTATCATCCGCTCGCCATCAACCTCCCCCAAAACCCCGGTCATAACCTCATGGGCTACGTCCCCCACCCCACCGAAATCGAATACAAATCCGCCTCCCGCGCCCTGCGCATCGTCTTCAGCGACGACCACGAGGCGGTCTACCCCACCCGCTACCTGCGCGGCTTCTGCCCCTGCGCCCGCTGCCAGGGCCACACCAGCGGCCCCCACAAATTCATCGAACACCAGGCCCCCCAGGCCGAAGTCGTCGACGTGCGCCAGGTCGGAAACTACGCGATCAACATCGTGTTCGCCGACGGGCACGACACCGGCATCTACTCGTTCCAGCGCCTGCGGGAGATCTGCCCCTGTCCGGCGTGCATGCCGCAGGGGTTGAGCGATGAGTATCGCTGA
- a CDS encoding CBS domain-containing protein translates to MIEASELMTGNPERADVTDPLREVIRKLIELDVRHLPIVENNELVGMISDRDLQGLMVPDGSDLEVMRLSDTRFDQPISSVMQGDVISVHPETDVNEVIELMIDQKIGAVPVVDPITGALVGIVSYVDVIRHARDYFSGEESATL, encoded by the coding sequence ATGATCGAAGCCAGTGAGTTGATGACCGGAAATCCCGAGCGTGCTGATGTGACCGACCCTTTGCGGGAGGTGATTCGCAAGCTCATTGAGCTCGATGTGCGTCACCTGCCGATCGTGGAGAATAACGAGCTGGTGGGGATGATCAGCGACCGGGATCTGCAGGGGTTGATGGTGCCGGATGGCTCCGATCTGGAGGTGATGCGGCTGAGCGACACGCGTTTTGATCAGCCGATCAGCTCGGTGATGCAGGGGGATGTGATCTCGGTGCATCCGGAGACGGACGTCAACGAGGTGATCGAGCTGATGATCGACCAGAAGATCGGGGCGGTGCCGGTGGTCGATCCGATCACCGGGGCGCTGGTGGGGATCGTGAGTTATGTGGACGTGATTCGTCACGCCCGCGACTATTTCAGCGGTGAGGAGAGCGCGACGCTCTAA